In Diorhabda carinulata isolate Delta chromosome 6, icDioCari1.1, whole genome shotgun sequence, a single genomic region encodes these proteins:
- the LOC130895618 gene encoding uncharacterized protein LOC130895618, with protein MHLVWCFFLYFVSGISAIFENEITLKCKGKSFKNVTLTAYYPDYTNSDQENGYQDMKGKKLRTLQDYIDNRADFVTLAMDKKLSIPYGTRVCIPELNEHFGHRILLEVRDTSYELTGTGYNRADICVRSEIDSYDINVNRFVTLVLV; from the exons ATGCATTTGgtttggtgtttttttttatactttgttAGTGGTATATCAGCAATTTTCGAAaatg aaataactCTGAAATGCAAaggaaaaagtttcaaaaatgtaaCACTAACGGCATATTATCCTGATTATACTAACTCTGATCAAGAGAACGGATATCAGGATATGAAGGGGAAAAAATTAAGAACTTTACAG gATTATATAGACAATAGAGCTGACTTTGTAACGCTTGCAATGGacaaaaaactttctattcCATATGGAACAAGAGTATGCATACCTGAATTGAACGAACATTTTGGTCACCGAATTCTTTTGGAAGTTCGCGATACTTCTTATGAGTTAACAGGTACTGGTTATAATCGGGCAGATATCTGTGTTAGAAGCGAAATAGACAGTTACGATATAAATGTGAATAGATTTGTAACATTGGTTTTGGTTTAA